The Candidatus Limnocylindria bacterium genome has a window encoding:
- a CDS encoding winged helix DNA-binding domain-containing protein, translating to MTARFTWPQVLAWRMRRQLLEPIGKPSVPEVVRRLCGVQAQVASSAELAIRVRRQSSRRGEVARALSEGRLIKTWAMRGTLHLLTPADGGAILSLMASGRSWELPSWERYFGMTTKHWDAFRPAVREALDGKTLTRDELIAAVVAKRGLGHIGDALRSGWGTLLKPLAWQGDLVFGPNRGTRVTFVLPTAASSRWVGVPEPEEAAPIVIVGYLGAYGPATIDNFRNWLSRGRVSARQIRIWFKALGERITEIEVDGERRYVLAKDLDELASSKPTMAVRLLPGFDQYVLGPGTEDGHIIPAKRRTAVSRQAGWIAPIVVAGGSVKGTWEVDGDRVRVDWFKESGKPPRSMVAAEIDRLSAILRRDLRPEIKIV from the coding sequence ATGACCGCACGGTTCACCTGGCCCCAGGTCCTGGCGTGGCGCATGCGCCGACAACTCCTCGAGCCGATCGGAAAGCCGTCCGTGCCGGAGGTCGTGCGGCGGCTCTGCGGTGTCCAAGCGCAGGTGGCATCGTCGGCCGAGCTCGCCATCCGCGTCCGGCGCCAGTCATCAAGGCGCGGCGAGGTCGCGCGCGCGCTCAGCGAAGGCCGGCTGATCAAGACGTGGGCGATGCGCGGCACCTTGCACTTGCTCACGCCTGCGGACGGCGGCGCAATTCTCTCGCTCATGGCGTCGGGGCGCTCGTGGGAGCTGCCCAGCTGGGAGCGCTACTTCGGCATGACCACCAAGCACTGGGATGCGTTTCGCCCCGCGGTCCGCGAGGCTCTCGATGGCAAGACGCTCACGCGAGACGAGCTGATCGCCGCGGTCGTCGCGAAGCGAGGACTGGGTCACATCGGCGATGCGCTCCGGTCCGGATGGGGAACGCTGCTGAAGCCGCTCGCGTGGCAGGGAGACCTGGTCTTCGGTCCGAACCGGGGCACGCGCGTGACCTTCGTGCTCCCGACCGCCGCGAGCTCGCGCTGGGTCGGCGTACCGGAGCCAGAGGAGGCGGCGCCGATCGTGATCGTCGGCTATCTCGGCGCGTACGGGCCGGCGACGATCGACAACTTCCGGAACTGGCTGAGCCGCGGCAGGGTCAGCGCGCGACAGATCCGGATCTGGTTCAAGGCGCTTGGCGAGCGGATCACCGAGATCGAGGTCGACGGCGAACGCAGATACGTGCTGGCGAAGGATCTCGACGAGCTCGCGTCGTCGAAGCCGACCATGGCGGTGCGCTTACTGCCGGGTTTCGACCAGTACGTCCTTGGTCCGGGCACCGAGGACGGCCACATCATTCCGGCGAAGCGCCGCACCGCTGTCAGCAGGCAAGCCGGTTGGATCGCGCCGATCGTCGTCGCCGGTGGCAGCGTGAAAGGAACGTGGGAGGTCGACGGCGATCGCGTGCGCGTTGACTGGTTCAAAGAGTCCGGCAAGCCGCCGCGAAGCATGGTCGCGGCAGAGATCGATCGGCTGTCGGCGATCCTACGTCGCGACCTCCGCCCCGAGATCAAGATCGTCTAG